The nucleotide sequence CCAACGCAGGCAGAAGCATAGAGGAAAATCTTCAGCTGTTTGAGGATATGAAGAATGGGAAATACGAAGATGGAGCACTGGTTCTTCGGGCAAGAATTGATATGGCTTCCCCAAATATCAATATGCGGGATCCCATTCTCTACCGGGTGGCCCATATGACCCATCACAATACCGGAGACAAATGGTGCATTTATCCCATGTATGATTTTGCCCATCCTATTGAAGACGCCATTGAAGGGATTACCCATTCCATCTGTACCCTGGAGTTTGAGGATCACAGGCCTCTGTATGACTGGGTGGTGCGGGAACTGGAGTATGAGAATCCCCCAAGGCAGATTGAATTTGCCAAGCTGTATCTGACCAATGTGGTAACAGGGAAACGTTATATCAAGAAGCTGGTGGAAGATAAGATTGTGGATGGCTGGGACGATCCGAGACTGGTATCCATTGCCGCACTGCGCCGGAGGGGATTTACGCCGGAATCCATTCAGAAATTTGTGGAGCTGTGCGGAGTGTCCAAGGCAAACAGTTCCGTGGATTACGCTATGCTGGAATACTGTATCCGGGAGGATTTGAAGCTGAAACGTCCCCGTATGATGGCGGTGTTACATCCCATCAGACTGGTGATTGACAATTATCCGGAGGGACAGGTGGAATATCTGGATGCGGCTAACAATCTGGAAAATGAGGAACTGGGAACACGGCAGATTCCGTTTTGCCGGGAGCTGTATATTGAGCGGGAGGATTTCATGGAGGAGCCGCCGAAAAAATATTTCCGGCTGTTTCCGGGAAATGAAGTACGGCTGATGCACGCGTATTTTGTAAAGTGCGAAAGTTTCGTAAAGGATGAAAATGGAAATGTAACAGAGGTACACTGTACCTATGACCCGGAGACGAAAGCGGGGAGCGGTTTTGCCGGGCGCAAGGTAAAGGGAACCATTCACTGGGTTCCGGTGCCTTTTGCAAAAACATGTGAAATACGGTTATACGAAAATCTGGTGGATGAGGAAAAGGGCGTTTACAATAAGGAAGACGGAAGCCTGAATCTGAATCCGGACTCACTGACTGTTTTGAAAGAGTGTTATGTGGAGCCTGCACTGGCGGAGACAAAACCATATGACAGCTATCAGTTTGTACGACAGGGATTTTTCTGCACGGATGCAAAAGATTCCCGGCCGGATGCACTGGTGTTTAACCGAATTGTATCATTAAAAAGTTCTTATAAGCTGCCGGTACAGAAGTAGCGGCATACAGGAGGAGAAATATTATGAATTTGTTTTCAGGGCTGGAAAAATTCGGTTTGAAACCAGAGGATTCCAAAGAAATTCTTGAGAGTGCAAAAAAAGAAGAAATCCATAAGGAGGAGCAGAAAAAGGAGACGGTGAACAAGGAGATTCCGCCGGAGAAGGATTTTCTGCTGCCGAAAACCATACACTGCAAGGTGTGTGACAAGGATTTCAAGACAAAGGCTGTAAAAAGCGGGAAGGCCAGAAGGCTGCAGCCTGACCAGGATTTACGACCGCGGTTTCAGTATATAGATACCCTGAAATATGACGTTATTTCCTGTCCTCACTGCGGATATTCAGCTCTGTCCCGTGATTTTGACAGAATTGTTCCCGCACGGGCAAAAATGATTCGGGAACAGATTTCTGAAAACTTTACCCCCATGGAGGAACCGGAACAGGATTTTTATACTTATGACATGGCAATTGCCCGTTATAAGCTGGCTCTTTTGAATACTGCGGTGAAAAAGGGAAAAGAGAGCGAGAAAGCCTATACCTGCCTGAAACTGGCATGGATTCTGAGGGGGAAGGCAGATACCCTTTCCGAGGATATACCGGAGGAGAAGGAAGCGAAGAAAGAATGCCAGGAAGA is from Lachnospiraceae bacterium JLR.KK002 and encodes:
- a CDS encoding glutamine--tRNA ligase/YqeY domain fusion protein yields the protein MENEIVSRNFIEQEIEEDLKEGNYETVRTRFPPEPNGYLHIGHAKSILLNYGLAQKYHGKFHMRFDDTNPTKEKTEFVESIKEDIQWLGADWEDNLFFASDYFEQMYEGAVKLIKKGKAYVSDLTPEQMREYRGTLTEPGREDPNAGRSIEENLQLFEDMKNGKYEDGALVLRARIDMASPNINMRDPILYRVAHMTHHNTGDKWCIYPMYDFAHPIEDAIEGITHSICTLEFEDHRPLYDWVVRELEYENPPRQIEFAKLYLTNVVTGKRYIKKLVEDKIVDGWDDPRLVSIAALRRRGFTPESIQKFVELCGVSKANSSVDYAMLEYCIREDLKLKRPRMMAVLHPIRLVIDNYPEGQVEYLDAANNLENEELGTRQIPFCRELYIEREDFMEEPPKKYFRLFPGNEVRLMHAYFVKCESFVKDENGNVTEVHCTYDPETKAGSGFAGRKVKGTIHWVPVPFAKTCEIRLYENLVDEEKGVYNKEDGSLNLNPDSLTVLKECYVEPALAETKPYDSYQFVRQGFFCTDAKDSRPDALVFNRIVSLKSSYKLPVQK
- a CDS encoding DUF2225 domain-containing protein; amino-acid sequence: MNLFSGLEKFGLKPEDSKEILESAKKEEIHKEEQKKETVNKEIPPEKDFLLPKTIHCKVCDKDFKTKAVKSGKARRLQPDQDLRPRFQYIDTLKYDVISCPHCGYSALSRDFDRIVPARAKMIREQISENFTPMEEPEQDFYTYDMAIARYKLALLNTAVKKGKESEKAYTCLKLAWILRGKADTLSEDIPEEKEAKKECQEEEEVFYQQAYEGFSKAISEEMYPICGMDENTMDYLLAYMSYHFEKYEMASRCLARVLTSSNASRRLKDMALELKEDIVAKLKH